Proteins encoded in a region of the Mercenaria mercenaria strain notata chromosome 1, MADL_Memer_1, whole genome shotgun sequence genome:
- the LOC123534097 gene encoding uncharacterized protein LOC123534097: protein MDTYQDGRKLWTHKQNDGDKEHQAMASLNTKSKSFTTTCPAQMPGMVHEGTGATDLEQSVTQQKGDMHESIDQHSPCEATGSEEKMETNCTPCKDSKCQQEDNTGEKLFQILIEVKYNVRTGTEHKTNSEFKCNLHEYMIWKYIMNSPKQCGKCNCHFNSTEESITLLPDSSVTINFPVNNKDHARRITEKVFHYVIHHLGKVLTVETIEIKKRNIKTEADKLNERFGREIACAMVIEDQIYIVFPRSGRECVMKLLEECMRDREHDLMTQTIYLPRMISKFASVMEHCFDAGNTGIDYKLEEIEGQLVCIINGHKADVNEVVLKLRSVEAKLAHIDVKFSTRKENGLKHLCVEKVINEHLRTSFPNCVFEQTDTHLRLYSSEARVLSDAAAYVAELITEWDTQIQEKFRESKEDLVHHLHGKYEGKIMVDVDGEFHLYIVGLKKDVEEARGELIDIQEGRKSLNATKSLSSELQHETTDVYKVRNAKHLKYFEKPVFIENIEDEFKVRVACVRERYAVEITGFEKDVRKAMECLHQIERTVVSDCVVIVQNTAVRFFESNSSKDFFDNIERKFDLCLEKQSIQTFSNDKAKVSKTKHNEYNLWSFSTERSLYLEQLSVEKVIACVKIIPSTQRVKTGDQIVKGQHVVNVGLPDWTDGKHSEREELNKILSQIFHEIDEIKENSVAVSLKSTAKWTFDLLMRCIVEFTVKWLMATPDKKPSSVKLCTIEGNFSLTDEYIDRCVETSIAALQGTDKLKVAVCKGQLDKMKADVLVNTAASNLDLTKGNVSAALLRTAGEDLQQECWKHYKKGIKHDEIAVTSGYNTGSKKVFHMTLLPYSQTSTKNCIEYVGKAMMRCLKTASDCRYTSIAFPAMGTGSLGYPAELIAAEMFGCVERFKQDCLNTTLKEIMFVIYDRDVELLQYFEKVEREVNAAVLSTAESHQIKIEIIGEKGNVDYAKELLEAKVSSLLEDKNIHNPDDISRISSTTSEQIGDDTIDHVKHTSVHVESKLKGTDNSQYPPSDKTEFMSQNEEMMETEECYVGPFPTCPPPRGQYERSFSWSTHTKNLRVYECEKCLVRVYGGDILNVPVDCIVNAANKDLQHYGGVAHAIASAAGETFLRESKTVIQNKGPLHVTSVERTGAGDLPYECVMHAVGPRWDDYKPVTKYNLNRCAEDLKNTVVNCLQLADDGQITSIAFPSISSGLFGVPRDVCAIQYAEAVKKFSRRKQTLSEIHFVDESHDMIDIIQKAFKAIITDGKQAPFDINVYLDRPTADGAPSLVYYNKGKTTPKNTARDRPKHLIPKNETLKDIYQSDLNAAYIFERKKLKCYFPSNCVVEVYDYDIMRISGVDAIVCSENREGDAKGMIANSLLKEGGRDYSRMKAVQFSGSRKYGEVITIPGGRNRFKWVMHAVVSRKDHHIIPVIYRKIFTETMTRNITSLALPVMGTGVGGTNPVISAEMMFSEWVHFCKRNRIRSLTLHVVINDATVASLVKDVFKSHIDDINQSCPSTDVNKDGASVSGLELETSAKHAKEMEKVEKDKTVGATDDQPATKDDCVICMDKVTSPKKLRCGHVFCTECIEGYFRVKKVCPTCGKVCGIITGDQPKGIMEILKRRPCVAGYERHKSIAITYRFRPGKQGYMLQPDHPRPGVPYKPVDRTAYLPDNKEGREICAMLKVAFERRLIFTIGTSRTTGQEGVITWNDIHHKTDNKPNTQFGYPDNTYLQRVRDELEAKGVTKEDVDRNFIKQLEKDDFQQTVY, encoded by the exons ATGGATACATATCAAGATGGGAGGAAGTTATGGACACATAAGCAAAATGATGGTGATAAAGAACACCAAGCCATGGCGTCCCTAAACACAAAGTCAAAATCTTTCACAACCACATGCCCAGCTCAGATGCCGGGAATGGTGCATGAAGGGACAGGTGCTACAGATCTAGAACAG TCTGTTACACAACAAAAGGGTGACATGCACGAATCCATTGACCAACATTCTCCATGTGAAGCTACGGGAAGCGAAGAGAAGATGGAAACAAACTGCACTCCCTGCAAAGACAGCAAAT GTCAGCAGGAAGACAACACAGGTGAAAAATTGTTTCAGATTTTGATTGAAGTAAAATACAATGTCAGAACTGGAACGGAACACAAAACCAATTCAGAATTTAAATGTAACCTGCATGAATACATGATATGGAAGTATATAATGAATTCACCGAAACAGTGTGGCAAATGTAACTGCCACTTTAATTCCACTGAAGAGAGTATAACACTCTTACCAGACTCTTCGGTTACTATAAATTTCCCAGTAAACAACAAGGATCATGCCAGGCGGATTACAGAAAAGGTCTTTCATTACGTTATCCATCATCTCGGCAAAGTACTTACTGTGGAAACAATTGAAATAAAGAAGAGAAACATTAAAACAGAGGCGGATAAATTGAATGAAAGATTTGGCCGGGAGATAGCTTGTGCTATGGTAATCGAAGATCAGATTTACATTGTATTTCCCAGATCTGGTAGGGAATGTGTGATGAAACTTCTCGAAGAATGCATGAGGGATAGGGAACATGATTTAATGACACAAACAATATACCTTCCTAGGATGATTAGTAAATTTGCTTCCGTGATGGAACATTGTTTTGACGCTGGAAATACAGGCATTGATTATAAATTGGAAGAGATAGAAGGCCAGCTAGTTTGCATAATAAATGGACATAAAGCTGATGTAAATGAAGTTGTTCTAAAGCTTAGATCAGTTGAAGCAAAACTGGCGCATATAGATGTGAAGTTCTCTACAAGAAAGGAGAATGGTCTGAAACACTTGTGTGTTGAGAAAGTGATAAATGAACATCTCAGAACTTCATTTCCAAACTGCGTTTTCGAGCAAACAGATACACATCTGCGTTTGTACAGTTCTGAAGCGAGAGTTTTGTCTGATGCAGCAGCCTATGTCGCTGAATTGATAACAGAATGGGATACACAAATTCAGGAAAAATTCAGGGAGAGTAAGGAAGATCTTGTACACCATTTACACGGCAAGTATGAGGGTAAAATTATGGTGGATGTTGACGGCGAATTTCATTTGTACATCGTAGGTCTGAAAAAAGATGTTGAAGAAGCACGTGGTGAATTGATAGATATACAGGAGGGTAGAAAATCACTGAATGCAACTAAAAGTCTGTCATCAGAATTGCAGCATGAAACTACAGACGTTTACAAGGTACGTAATGcaaagcatttgaaatattttgaaaaacctgtcttcattgaaaatattgaagatgAGTTCAAGGTCAGAGTTGCTTGCGTTCGTGAACGTTATGCTGTAGAAATTACTGGTTTCGAAAAAGATGTGAGGAAGGCTATGGAATGCTTACACCAAATAGAGCGTACTGTTGTATCGGATTGTGTTGTCATCGTACAAAATACAGCAGTAAGGTTTTTCGAATCCAACTCCAGCAAGGATTTCTTCGACAATATCGAAAGGAAATTTGATCTTTGTCTCGAAAAGCAAAGCATCCAGACATTTAGCAATGATAAAGCGAAAGTTTCCAAAACTAAACATAACGAGTACAATTTGTGGTCGTTCTCTACAGAGAGATCATTATATTTGGAACAGTTAAGTGTAGAAAAAGTGATTGCTTGTGTCAAGATAATACCCTCAACGCAAAGAGTAAAAACAG gTGACCAGATTGTCAAAGGGCAGCATGTGGTCAATGTGGGCTTGCCTGATTGGACTGATGGTAAACATTCGGAACGTGAAGAATTGAACAAAATCTTATCACAAATCTTCCATGAAAtcgatgaaataaaagaaaattcagtTGCTGTATCATTAAAATCAACTGCAAAATGGACTTTTGATTTACTTATGCGGTGTATTGTGGAATTTACTGTGAAATGGTTGATGGCGACCCCAGACAAAAAACCAAGTTCAGTTAAACTGTGTACCATTGAAGGAAACTTTTCCTTAACAGATGAATACATAGACAGATGTGTGGAGACCTCAATTGCAG CATTGCAGGGTACAGATAAACTTAAAGTTGCAGTTTGTAAAGGACAGTTGGACAAAATGAAG GCGGATGTATTGGTGAATACAGCGGCTTCTAACTTAGACCTTACCAAAGGCAATGTATCAGCAGCTCTGTTGAGAACAGCTGGTGAAGACCTCCAGCAAGAATGTTGGAAGCATTACAAAAAAGGTATTAAGCATGATGAAATTGCAGTGACCAGCGGTTACAATACAGGAAGTAAGAAAGTGTTTCATATGACACTGCTGCCGTATTCACAGACGTCAACGAAAAACTGCATAGAG TACGTAGGAAAAGCTATGATGCGTTGCTTGAAAACCGCTTCAGACTGTAGATATACATCAATTGCCTTTCCTGCCATGGGGACTGGTTCTCTAGGCTATCCAGCGGAGTTGATTGCTGCTGAAATGTTTGGGTGTGTAGAAAGATTCAAACAAGACTGCCTCAATACAACGCTGAAGGAAATAATgtttgttatttatgatagaGATGTTGAACTTCTTCAG tattttgaaAAGGTGGAAAGAGAAG taAACGCAGCAGTACTGTCAACAGCTGAAAGCCATCAAATCAAAATAGAGATTATTGGTGAAAAGGGAAATGTGGATTACGCGAAAGAACTTTTGGAAGCAAAAGTTAGCAGTTTGTTGGAAGATAAGAACATACATAACCCTGATGACATTTCGAGAATTTCCAGTACAACGTCTGAACAAATAGGTGATGATACTATAGATCATGTAAAACACACGAGTGTTCACGTCGAAAGTAAATTGAAGGGTACTGATAATTCCCAATATCCTCCATCAGATAAAACAGAGTTCATGAGCCAAAATGAAGAAATGATGGAGACAGAAGAATGTTATGTCGGTCCATTTCCGACTTGTCCACCACCTCGAGGACAGTATGAAAGGAGCTTCTCGTGGTCTACACATACAAAGAACTTACGCGTATATGAATGTGAAAAATGTTTGGTAAGAGTATACGGAGGTGACATATTAAACGTTCCAGTTGACTGTATTGTTAATGCCGCCAACAAAGATCTTCAGCATTATGGTGGTGTTGCACATGCAATTGCTTCAGCTGCCGGTGAAACGTTTCTTCGGGAGTCAAAAACTGTGATTCAGAATAAAG GTCCTTTACATGTTACATCAGTTGAACGTACTGGCGCCGGGGATCTTCCATATGAATGTGTTATGCATGCCGTTGGTCCACGTTGGGATGATTATAAACCAGTGACGAAGTATAATTTGAACAGATGTGCTGAGGACCTCAAGAACACTGTCGTTAACTGCTTACAATTAGCTGATGACGGACAAATTACAAGTATTGCATTCCCATCTATCAGCTcag GTTTGTTTGGTGTTCCTAGAGATGTTTGTGCAATACAGTATGCAGAAGCGGTGAAAAAGTTTAGCAGAAGAAAGCAAACGTTAAGCGAAATTCACTTCGTTGACGAGAGTCATGATATGATTGACATAATACAGAAAGCCTTTAAAGCTATAATAACTGACGGGAAGCAAGCACCGTTTGACATAAATGTCTACTTGGATCGCCCAACAGCGGATGGAGCCCCTTCATTGGTATACTATAACAAGGGGAAAACAACCCCGAAAAATACAGCAAGGGACCGGCCGAAACATCTCATACCTAAAAATGAAACACTGAAGGATATCTATCAGTCTGACCTAAATGCAGCAtacatttttgaaagaaagaaattaaaatgttactTTCCATCAAATTGTGTGGTCGAAGTATATGATTATGATATTATGAGAATATCTGGTGTTGATGCAATAGTTTGCAGCGAAAACAGGGAGGGAGACGCAAAAGGGATGATAGCGAATTCATTGCTCAAAGAAGGAGGACGAGACTACAGTCGGATGAAAGCTGTTCAGTTTTCAGGTTCAAGAAAGTATGGCGAGGTGATCACAATCCCTGGTGGGAGAAACAGATTCAAGTGGGTAATGCATGCGGTTGTTTCGAGAAAAGATCACCATATAATTCCAGTCATATATAGAAAGATATTCACAGAAACAATGACAAGAAATATAACGTCATTAGCGTTACCGGTAATGGGAACAG GTGTTGGCGGTACCAACCCGGTGATCAGTGCAGAGATGATGTTCTCTGAATGGGTTCATTTCTGCAAGAGAAACAGAATTAGATCACTCACATTGCATGTAGTTATAAATGACGCGACAGTAGCCAGTTTAGTGAAAGATGTTTTCAAGAGTCATATAGATGATATCAACCAGTCATGTCCAAGTACAGACGTAAATAAAGATGGGGCAAGTGTGTCTGGTTTGGAACTGGAAACGTCGGCTAAGCATGCAAAAGAAATGGAAAAAGTGGAAAAAGACAAAACAGTTGGTGCAACAGATGAT CAACCTGCTACCAAAGATGACTGTGTGATATGCATGGATAAAGTAACCAGTCCAAAGAAACTGCGATGTGGACACGTGTTCTGCACAGAATGTATAGAAGGATATTTCCGA GTAAAGAAGGTGTGTCCAACATGTGGCAAAGTGTGTGGCATCATCACCGGCGACCAGCCCAAAGGAATTATGGAAATTCTTAAGAGACGTCCATGTGTAGCAGGATATGAGCGACACAAAAGTATTGCTATAACGTATCGCTTTCGCCCAGGAAAACAAGGG TATATGTTGCAGCCTGACCACCCTAGACCTGGCGTTCCTTACAAACCAGTCGATCGAACTGCATATTTACCTGACAACAAAGAAGGTAGAGAGATATGTGCCATGCTAAAGGTTGCTTTTGAGCGGCGGCTAATTTTCACTATTGGAACCTCAAGGACTACTGGACAGGAGGGAGTTATTACATGGAACGACATACACCATAAGACAGACAACAAACCGAATACACA GTTCGGCTATCCCGACAATACCTACTTGCAAAGGGTTCGTGATGAGCTGGAAGCTAAAGGTGTGACCAAAGAAGATGTGGATAGGAATTTCATCAAGCAGCTAGAAAAAGATGATTTCCAACAAACCGTCTATTAA